The following coding sequences are from one Halictus rubicundus isolate RS-2024b chromosome 11, iyHalRubi1_principal, whole genome shotgun sequence window:
- the Eif3d1 gene encoding eukaryotic translation initiation factor 3 subunit d1, whose product MTDDVVILEDPVQKEEEVAHFQAPAIQHNPNGWGPCELPDQFKDIPYQPFSKGDRLGKISDWTTPAFQDKKFPNKYTSQFGSGSQYAYYHDEDETTFHLVDTTRVQKPPYQRGGRFRHNQRNLRGRGGQRGALSQMQQLSKLKLRERERKGQTKRWGRQQGLRNHKNQPPIKIRDASVTVRPDWVTIEEMDFPRLAKLSLPGVKDGEDILCCGSLEYYDKTYDRVNVKNEKPLQRIDRIFHTVTTTDDPVVRKLSKTEGNVYATDAILATIMCCTRSNYSWDIVIEKIGDKLFFDKRDSTEFDLLTVNETSVEPPQDDGNSLNSPRNLALEATFINHNFSQQVLKSSEPRYKFDEGNPFISEEEEGDVASVAYRYRKWDLNNGIVLISRCEHDAVMQGPNNETQFLTIKALNEWDSKLANGVEWRQKLDTQRGAVLANELRNNACKLAKWTVQALLAGSDQLKFGYVSRAMVRDSSKHVILGTQQYKPNEFATQINLNMDNAWGILRCIIDICMKQKDGKYLIMKDPNKPMIRLYDIPDNTFESEGEDDEDDDEPVNDAFQS is encoded by the exons ATGACGGACGACGTGGTAATTCTGGAAGATCCTGTCCAGAAGGAAGAAGAAGTTGCTCATTTTCAAGCACCTGCAATTCAGCATAATCCTAACGGATGGGGTCCTTGTGAATTACCTGATCAATTCAAGGATATACCTTATCAACCATTTTCGAAAGGCGACAGATTGGGCAAG ATATCGGACTGGACAACTCCAGCTTTCCAGGATAAGAAGTTTCCCA atAAATATACATCACAGTTTGGCTCAGGTAGTCAGTATGCATACTACCATGATGAAGATGAAACAACATTCCATTTGGTTGACACAACTCGTGTGCAAAAACCACCGTATCAACGTGGTGGTCGGTTCCGACACAATCAAAGGAATTTACGTGGTCGTGGTGGACAGCGGGGTGCCTTGAGCCAGATGCAACAGCTTAGTAAACTAAAACTCCGTGAACGAGAACGTAAAGGTCAAACGAAACGATGGGGTAGACAGCAAGGATTACGAAACCATAAAAATCAACCCCCGATTAAAATTCGTGACGCATCTGTTACTGTAAGACCAGATTGGGTAACTATCGAAGAAATGGATTTCCCTCGCTTAGCGAAATTATCTTTACCTGGAGTAAAGGATGGCGAAGACATTTTATGCTGTGGCTCCCTCGAGTATTATGATAAAACGTATGATAGAGTAAATGTTAAAAACGAAAAACCATTGCAAAGAATCGACAGAATTTTCCATACGGTTACAACTACTGACGATCCAGTCGTTCGCAAACTCTCAAAGACAGAGGGAAACGTTTATGCTACAGATGCAATTTTAGCAACAATCATGTGCTGTACTCGAAGCAATTACTCTTGGGATATTGTAATTGAAAAAATTGGAGATAAACTATTTTTTGATAAACGTGACAGTACTGAATTTGATTTACTGACTGTAAATGAAACCAGTGTTGAGCCTCCACAAGATGATGGAAATTCCTTAAATTCTCCTAGGAATTTAGCCCTAGAGGCCACGTTTATCAATCACAATTTTTCGCAACAAGTATTGAAATCTAGTGAACCTCGATATAAATTCGATGAAGGAAATCCATTTATTTCAGAAGAAGAGGAGGGTGATGTTGCCAGTGTTGCATACCGATACAGGAAATGGGATTTGAATAATGGAATTGTTCTTATTTCAAGATGCGAACATGATGCTGTTATGCAAGGTCCCAATAATGAAACTCAGTTTTTGACTATTAAAGCACTGAACGAATGGGATTCAAAGTTAGCTAATGGTGTAGAATGGAGACAAAAACTAGACACTCAGCGTGGTGCAGTTCTGGCAAACGAATTACGTAATAATGCATGCAAGTTAGCAAAATGGACTGTACAAGCATTATTAGCTGGTTCTGATCAACTGAAGTTCGGATACGTGTCAAGAGCAATGGTTAGAGACTCCAGTAAACATGTTATTCTTGGTACGCAGCAGTATAAACCAAATGAATTTGCAACACAAATCAACCTTAACATGGACAATGCTTGGGGTATTTTGAGATGTATTATTGACATTTGTATGAAGCAAAAGGACGGAAAATATCTTATTATGAAGGATCCTAATAAGCCGATGATAAGATTATACGATATACCAGATAATACATTCGAAAGTGAAGGGGAGGACGATGAAGATGATGATGAACCTGTTAACGATGCTTTCCAAAGTTAA
- the Nd-b16.6 gene encoding NADH dehydrogenase (ubiquinone) B16.6 subunit has translation MATAAKSGPQDMPPKGGYAPYQIERIPLRTVIGGRTGLAIFLACTYGGFYMYGQTYKHIKMNEIEMRSARHALQPLLEAERDRAILKHMRRLREEEADLMKDFPGWEVGKFFSEPLFSTLPEDTYIEPTLQELTIFADPEKYKSRILRLFMS, from the exons ATGGCGACTGCAGCAAAATCGGGGCCCCAGGATATGCCTCCTAAGGGAGGATATGCACCTTATCAAATTGAAAGAATTCCATTGCGTACCGTTATTGGGG GTCGCACTGGACTGGCAATCTTCTTAGCTTGTACATATGGAGGCTTCTATATGTATGGCCAAACTTATAAACATATTAAAAtgaatgaaattgaaatgaGAAGTGCACGTCATGCTCTACAGCCATTGCTGGAAGCAGAAAGGGATAGAGC GATATTGAAACATATGAGACGTCTACGAGAAGAAGAAGCTGACTTAATGAAAGATTTCCCAGGTTGGGAGGTTGGAAAATTCTTCAGCGAGCCACTGTTTTCAACGTTACCAGAAGATACATATATTGAGCCCACTTTGCAGGAATTAACTATTTTCGCAGACCCTGAAAAATACAAAAGCCGTATTCTGCGTCTATTCATGTCATAA
- the LOC143359150 gene encoding uncharacterized protein LOC143359150 isoform X2 has translation MKDFSIQSILADTIAINDQCEKCQRQNNERTCETTDSEISAMEMNFTRRKDHLCTTRNPKSIVETDKGESGGGLNNSGIDKQQFLIDKLIFEYGQRNDKSSNKLSNADQKQMYNNVCKFSDHVAQKKFDLNKVDDVNAEEEIDALSNTRSKRRCFTEFNVNCRSANNSLLNERQRRNSARRLRTNNKMKRDANRRRCGRWQTNCLNENSGSELSQCDRLTIEANSNCSLSDIPKTTEDERLKDDTESLQMLRSKLEWLHCTRYKPPKVPRKSRADKHKRRVSLDPRIPFSTHQLDVLEQKFCNGAYLSKNDVLELSTALKLPPKKVKIWFQNRRAKERRDSRSST, from the exons ATGAAAGACTTCAGTATACAGAGTATCTTAGCAGACACGATCGCGATCAATGATCAATGCGAAAAGTGTCAACGCCAAAACAACGAAAGAACGTGCGAGACGACCGATTCGGAAATTAGTGCAATGGAAATGAATTTTACAAGACGGAAAGATCATCTGTGCACAACAAGAAACCCAAAGAGTATTGTCGAAACTGACAAGGGTGAAAGTGGCGGTGGTTTGAACAACAGTGGCATCGATAAACAACAGTTCCTAATTGATAAACTTATTTTCGAATACGGTCAACGAAATGATAAATCGTCGAACAAGCTTTCAAACGCCGATCAGAAACAAATGTACAATAATGTATGCAAGTTCTCGGATCACGTTGcacaaaaaaagtttgatttgAATAAAGTCGATGACGTAAATGCTGAAGAAGAAATTGACGCGCTGAGCAATACCAGATCGAAAAGACGTTGTTTTACGGAGTTTAACGTGAATTGTAGGAGCGCGAATAATAGTTTATTGAACGAACGACAAAGAAGGAACTCCGCGCGAAGATTGAGGacgaataataaaatgaaacgTGACGCAAATCGGAGAAGATGCGGTCGCTGGCAGACAAATTGTTTAAATGAGAATAGTGGCAGTGAACTATCACAATGTGATCGTTTAACAATAGAAGCGAACAGTAACTGTTCATTGTCGGATATTCCGAAGACGACTGAAGACGAGCGTTTGAAAGATGATACAGAAAGTCTGCAGATGCTTCGAAGCAAATTAGAGTGGCTTCATTGCACCAGGTACAAACCGCCGAAAGTTCCTAGAAAATCAAGAGCCGACAAGCACAAGAGAAGAGTCAGTCTGGATCCTCGGATACCGTTCTCGACGCACCAACTCGACGTTCTTGAACAAAAGTTTTGCAACGGCGCTTATCTCTCAAAAAATGACGTGCTCGAGCTTTCTACCGCTCTGAAACTTCCCCCTAAAAAG GTAAAAATTTGGTTTCAAAATCGCCGTGCTAAGGAGAGGCGTGACTCCCGTAGTAGCACATAG
- the LOC143359402 gene encoding B-cell receptor-associated protein 31, translating into MSLQWTLIAGFLYAEIVVVLLLVLPVASPSRWNRLFKSRFLQSISDKASVFFIVFLAILVLFLLDAVREMRKYTTTTEHAEHSHLDAEMQGNMRLFRAQRNFYISGFALFLILVIRRLVILISTQATLLASSAAAMRQAESATTTAKSLLSQKAAGESAQNDSNEAYDKAASELKNQLKELQDKNLGLEKLIEKERKDKMAIKTQAESLAKEYERLCDEHAKINLANGDKKSD; encoded by the exons ATGAGTTTACAGTGGACGCTGATTGCTGGTTTTCTTTATGCTGAAATTGTGGTTGTGTTGCTATTAGTTTTGCCAGTAGCATCACCATCTAGATGGAACAGATTATTCAAATCAAGATTTCTACAAAGTATAAGCGATAAAGCATCAGTCTTCTTTATAGTTTTTCTTGCTATattagttttatttttattggatgCTGTGAGAGAAATGCGAAAATATACCACAACCACAGAACATGCAGAGCATTCTCACTTAGATGCCGAAATGCAAG GAAACATGAGGCTATTCAGAGCGCAAAGAAACTTTTATATATCAGGTTTTGCATTGTTTCTAATTCTGGTTATACGACGTCTTGTGATCTTAATTTCCACCCAAGCTACATTGTTGGCATCCAGCGCAGCAGCTATGCGACAAGCAGAGTctgcaacaacaacagcaaaaAGTTTATTGTCACAAAAGGCAGCAGGAGAAAGTGCACAGAATGATTCGAATGAAGCGTATGACAAAGCTGCATCTGAATTAAAAAATCAGCTTAAGGAGTTACAAGACAAAAATCTTGGACTAGAGAAACTGATTGAGAAAGAGCGTAAAGATAAAATGGCTATAAAAACACAAGCTGAATCTCTTGCAAAAGAATATGAACGTTTATGCGATGAACATGCCAAAATTAATTTAGCAAACGGTGATAAGAAAAGTGATTAA